CGCGCCTCGTACATGTCCGTAGGTGGACACGCGCCGTACGTGAACTTGTCACAGCAACACCGTTCCAGGGAGCTGTTGTCCATGAGCGCCGAGTCAACGGGGCAGAACGAAGACTATCTCCGCGTCCTCCGGCGGCGCTTCGGCGACTGGAGGGGCAGCCGCCCCTTCTGGGCGGGCCTGTTGGTACTGCTCAGCGGCTTCCCGATCATGTACTTCCCGTACGCGAACGTACAGATCGGCCACCTCACCCTCGCCATGGCGACGACGGGCGGCTCGGGCTCCCTCATCATCGGCGTCCTGCTGGTGGTGCTCGGTGTGAGCCTCTGGTTCCAGCGCCACGTACGGACCTTCGCCGGTACCGCGGCGATCCTCCTGGCGCTCGTGTCCATCCCCGTCTCCAACCTCGGCGGCTTCGGCTTCGGCTTCCTGCCCGCGCTGATCGGCGGCGCGCTCGCCATCTCCTGGGCACCCGCTCACGACGAGGCGGCGGTGCCGTCCACCTACCGGACCCCGTCGCGGACGCCGGCACCGCAGGACACGGCCTCCCAGGCCACGACTTCTGAGAACACCGAGAACACGGCACAGCAAGGTGCGGTCCCCCTGCACAAGGGCGACGCCCCGGAGTCCGCGACAGCGGGTTCGGCGAACGGGGCGGCGCACGGCGAGGGCGACGACCTGACAGGTACCACCCCCACGAACGGGACGAACGGGAGGCACAGTGCCGGCTGACGAGGTGACCCACGGGACTTCGGTGGGAGAGTCCCGTGCGAGATCCGGACCGCGGCACGCGGCGCCCAAGAAGCCCCTTCTCACCCGGCTGAACGTGCCGGCGGGCAAGGCGATAGCCCTGGCGGCGATGCCGACGGCGGTCCTCATGGGCATGGGCTTCACACCCACGATCACCCTCGCCCGCGCCGACGACCCGGCCAAGCTGAGCCTGACGGCCGACGAGTACAAGGACTGCGTGGAGGCCCTGGAGGCCGCCGAGGAGGGCACGGACAGCTCCGCCTCGCCGACCCCGACGCCGTCCGCCTCCGCCTCGGAGAGCGCCGACTCCACGGACGACGGGACCAAGGACGAGGACACGTCCGCCGAGGACGACTCCACGTCCGGCACGGGCAACTCCTCGGGCGACTCCGCCTCCGACGACACGTCCAGCGGCTCGGACTCGACCGGCTCCTCCTCGTCGGACTCGGGTTCCGACGACAAGGACGCGACGGACAAGACCGACGACTCCACGTCCACCGGCACCGCCGGCGGCACGGACACCGCGGCGTCGGACACCGGGAAGGACGGCTCCGGCAACGTCCTGGAGGACATCGGCAGCGCGCTGGAGGACCTCTTCACGCCGGACGACAAGGAGACGGAGAGCACCACGCCGTCCGAGTCGGCCACCAGCCCGTCCCCGTCGCCCTCGGACTCGGCCCCGGAGGACACCTCCGGCTCTGACGAGGACACGGACGCGGGTTCGGACTCCGGCAAGGAGACGCCGGACACCACCGACAAGGTCGAGGAGTCGGCCAAGGACGTCACCGGCGCCGCCGACGACGCCAAGGACACCGACGACACCAAGGACACCGAGGAAGCCGCCGAGGACACCGCGGACGACGCGACCGCGACGCCCAGCCCGTCGCCGAGCGAGAGCCTGGACGCCGAGGGCTGCCCGGTCGCCACGGACGACGAGAGCGGCGTCGAGAAGGGCATCCCCGCCCTGCCCGACGACCCCTGGTACCTCAACGCCAGCTCGCTGCTCCTGAAGGGCGCCGACTACAAGGGCGTCGTCAAGGTGAAGACCGCCGACGGCACGGTCAAGGAGGTGCTGAAGTACGTCATCTCCGACGGCACCGACATCGGCGACCTCCACCAGACGGTCGACGACAAGCAGGCCGGCGTGACCTACCACGTGCAGGCCGGCAAGGGCACCACGTCCACCATCCGCGACGGCCAGACGGTCATGTACACCGAGAGCATCTCCGGCAACCTGCTCGGTCTGATCCCGGTGACCTTCGACCCGAAGCACCCGCCGCCGCTGAACATCCCGCTGATCTACTTCACCAAGGTGAAGGTCGTCCAGGCGGGCCAGTTCGGCGGGACGCTCACCGTGCCCGGGCTGCACCAGTACACGACCGACTGATCGGCCGGTCCGCACAGAGCGTCCACAGGACCCGTCCGGGAGCCGCACAGACCGAGGGCGCCCCCCTTCTGAAGGGGGGCGCCCTCGGTGCTGTCCTACGCCTCTGCCGCGGCCTCCACGGCCACCTCGGCCCCGTCAGTCGCGGGAGCCGCCGCCCAGGTGGTGCACCCGGACCATGTTGGTGGTGCCCGGGACACCGGGGGGCGAACCGGCGGTGATGATCGCGATGTCGCCGTCCTGGAAGCGCTTGAGCTTGACCATCTCCTGGTCCACCAGGTCGACCATCTCGTCGGTGCTGTTCACGAACGGGACGACATGCGACTCGACACCCCAGCTGAGCGCCAGCTGGTTGCGGGTGGACTCGTCCGTGGTGAACGCGACGATCGGCTGGGAGGCGCGATAGCGGGACAGCCGGCGGGCGGTGTCACCGGACTGCGTGAAGGCCACCAGCGCCCGGCCGCCGAGGAAGTCGGCGATCTCACAGGCGGCGCGGGCGATCGAACCGCCCTGCGTACGCGGCTTCTTGCCCGGGACCAGCGGCTGGAGGCCCTTGGAGAGCAGCTCCTGCTCGGCCGCCGAGACGATCTTCGACATCGTGCGGACCGTCTCCAGCGGGTACGCGCCCACGCTGGACTCCGCCGAGAGCATGACCGCGTCCGCGCCGTCCAGGATCGCGTTGGCCACGTCGGAGGCCTCGGCGCGCGTGGGGCGGGAGTTGGTGATCATCGACTCCATCATCTGGGTCGCCACGATCACCGGCTTGGCGTTGCGGCGGCACAGCTCGATCAGGCGCTTCTGCACCATGGGGACCTTCTCGAGCGGGTACTCGACGGCCAGGTCGCCACGGGCGACCATCACACCGTCGAACGCCATCACGACGTCCTCCATGTTCTCCACCGCCTGCGGCTTCTCCACCTTGGCGATGACGGGGACCCGGCGGCCCACCTCGTCCATCACCTTGTGGACGTCCCGCACGTCCTCGGCGTCCCGCACGAAGGAGAGCGCCACCAGGTCGCAGCCCATCCGCAGCGCGAACCGCAGGTCCTCGACGTCCTTCTCGGACAGCGCGGGCACGTTGACGGCCGCGCCGGGCAGGTTGATGCCCTTGTGGTCGGAGATGACACCGCCCTCGACGACCTCGGTCCGCACACGGGGACCGTCGACCTCGATGACCTTCAGCTCGACGTTACCGTCGTTGATGAGGATCTGGTCGCCCGCGGAGACGTCACCGGGCAGCCCCTTGTACGTCGTACCGCAGATCTGCTTGTCGCCCGGCACGTCCTCGGCGGTGATGGTGAACTCGTCACCGCGCACCAGCTCCACCGGACCCTCGGCGAAGGTCTCCAGACGGATCTTGGGGCCCTGGAGGTCGGCGAGGACACCGATGGCCACACCGGTCTCGGCGGAGGCGGCCCGGACCCGGTCGTAACGGCCCTGGTGCTCGGCGTGGCTGCCGTGGCTGAAATTGAAACGGGCCACGTTCATGCCGGCCTCGATGAGGGCGACCAGTTGCTCGTGGGAGTCGACCGCGGGGCCGAGAGTACAGACGATTTTCGAACGGCGCATGGGACGATCCTATCGGTTTGTTTCGCTCCGGAATATTCCGTCTGGCGGAATGCTGCAATTCATATGGGCGGCTATGCGCTCAGTCGTGTTACCGGCGTGTATTTCCGGGCCGTGCTTTGCTCATTTGTCGACCAGGGCGTACGTCTGTGCCGCGATCTCCAGTTCCTCGTCCGTCGGCACCACCGCGACCGCGACCCGGGCGCCGGCCGGCGAGATCAGCCGCGGCTCGTCGCTCCGTACGGCGTTGAGATCGCCGTCCACGGCCAGACCCAGCCCCTCCAGGCCCGCCACGGCGGCCTCGCGCACCGGTGCCGCGTTCTCGCCGACACCCGCCGTGAACGCGACCGCGTCCACCCGGCCGAGCACCGCGTAGTAGGCGCCGATGTACTTCCTCAACCGGTGAATGTAGATGTCGAAGGCCAGCTTCGCCCGCTCGTCGCCCTCGTCGATACGCCGGCGTATTTCCCGCATGTCGTTGTCGCCGCACAGCCCGATCAGACCGCTCTTCTTGTTGAGGAGAGTGTCGATCTCGTCCGTGGACATTCCGCCAACGCGCATCAAATGAAAGATGACGGCCGGGTCCATGTCTCCGGACCGCGTACCCATCACGAGCCCCTCCAAAGGCGTCAGCCCCATGGAGGTGTCCACGCACCGGCCGCCCTCGACCGCGGAGGCGGACGCCCCGTTGCCGAGGTGCAGCACGATGACGTTCACCTCCGACGGGTCCTTGCCCAGCAGTTCGGCGGTCGCCCGGGAGACGTACGCGTGCGAGGTGCCGTGGAAGCCGTAGCGCCGGATGCGGAGGGCGTCGGCCGTCTCGACGTCGATCGCGTAACGGGCGGCGGACTCCGGCATGGTGGTGTGGAACGCGGTGTCGAACACCGCGACCTGGGGAAGGTCCGGGCGCAGTGCCCGCGCCGTCCGGATCCCCGTCAGATTGGCCGGGTTGTGCAGCGGCGCCACCGGGATCAGCCGCTCGATCTCGGCGAGCACGGCCTCGTCGATCACGGTCGGCTCGGTGAAGCTCTGCCCGCCGTGCACCACGCGGTGCCCGATGGCGGCCAGTTCGGGGGAGTCGAGGCCGAGGCCGTCCGCCGCCAGCTCCTCCGCGACGGCCTTCAGGGCGGCCTCGTGGTCGGCGATCGGCCCGGTGCGCTCGCGGGAGGCGCCCCCGCCGGCGAGCGGCGTGTGCTTCAGCCGGGAGGTCTCCTCACCGATGCGCTCCACCAGCCCCATGGCGAGACGGCCGCTGTCGCGCATGTCGAGCAGCTGGTACTTCACCGAGGAGGAGCCGGAGTTGAGGACGAGGACGCGGGTGGCGGTCACGGTGCTGGTTCGCCTTCTGTCTGCGGGGGTCTCTGCGGGGGTCACTGGGCGGGCGCCTGGGCCTGGATCGCCGTGATGGCGACCGTGGTGACGATGTCCTGGACGAGGGCGCCCCGGGACAGGTCGTTGACCGGCTTGCGCAGGCCCTGGAGGACCGGCCCGACCGCGAGGGCGCCGGCCGAACGCTGCACGGCCTTGTAGGTGTTGTTGCCGGTGTTGAGGTCCGGGAAGATCAGCACCGTCGCCTGGCCCGCGACCTCGGAGTCCGGCAGCTTGGTCGCCGCGACACTCGGCTCCACGGCCGCGTCGTACTGGATCGGCCCCTCGATCAGCAGATCGGGCCGCCGCGCGCGCACGATCTCCGTCGCCTCCCGCACCTTGTCGACGTCGGCGCCCGAACCGGACGTCCCCGTCGAGTACGACAGCATCGCGATCCGCGGCTCGACCCCGAACCGCCGCGCGGTGGCGGCGGACTGGACGGCGATGTCGGCGAGCTGCTCGGCGTTCGGGTCGGGGTTCACCGCGCAGTCGCCGTAGACCAGCACCTTGTCGGCGAGGCACATGAAGAAGACCGACGAGACGATGTCCGCGTCCGGCTTGGTCTTGATGATC
The sequence above is drawn from the Streptomyces griseiscabiei genome and encodes:
- a CDS encoding DUF6114 domain-containing protein; amino-acid sequence: MSAESTGQNEDYLRVLRRRFGDWRGSRPFWAGLLVLLSGFPIMYFPYANVQIGHLTLAMATTGGSGSLIIGVLLVVLGVSLWFQRHVRTFAGTAAILLALVSIPVSNLGGFGFGFLPALIGGALAISWAPAHDEAAVPSTYRTPSRTPAPQDTASQATTSENTENTAQQGAVPLHKGDAPESATAGSANGAAHGEGDDLTGTTPTNGTNGRHSAG
- the pyk gene encoding pyruvate kinase; this translates as MRRSKIVCTLGPAVDSHEQLVALIEAGMNVARFNFSHGSHAEHQGRYDRVRAASAETGVAIGVLADLQGPKIRLETFAEGPVELVRGDEFTITAEDVPGDKQICGTTYKGLPGDVSAGDQILINDGNVELKVIEVDGPRVRTEVVEGGVISDHKGINLPGAAVNVPALSEKDVEDLRFALRMGCDLVALSFVRDAEDVRDVHKVMDEVGRRVPVIAKVEKPQAVENMEDVVMAFDGVMVARGDLAVEYPLEKVPMVQKRLIELCRRNAKPVIVATQMMESMITNSRPTRAEASDVANAILDGADAVMLSAESSVGAYPLETVRTMSKIVSAAEQELLSKGLQPLVPGKKPRTQGGSIARAACEIADFLGGRALVAFTQSGDTARRLSRYRASQPIVAFTTDESTRNQLALSWGVESHVVPFVNSTDEMVDLVDQEMVKLKRFQDGDIAIITAGSPPGVPGTTNMVRVHHLGGGSRD
- a CDS encoding acetate kinase, whose amino-acid sequence is MTATRVLVLNSGSSSVKYQLLDMRDSGRLAMGLVERIGEETSRLKHTPLAGGGASRERTGPIADHEAALKAVAEELAADGLGLDSPELAAIGHRVVHGGQSFTEPTVIDEAVLAEIERLIPVAPLHNPANLTGIRTARALRPDLPQVAVFDTAFHTTMPESAARYAIDVETADALRIRRYGFHGTSHAYVSRATAELLGKDPSEVNVIVLHLGNGASASAVEGGRCVDTSMGLTPLEGLVMGTRSGDMDPAVIFHLMRVGGMSTDEIDTLLNKKSGLIGLCGDNDMREIRRRIDEGDERAKLAFDIYIHRLRKYIGAYYAVLGRVDAVAFTAGVGENAAPVREAAVAGLEGLGLAVDGDLNAVRSDEPRLISPAGARVAVAVVPTDEELEIAAQTYALVDK